In the genome of Candoia aspera isolate rCanAsp1 chromosome 4, rCanAsp1.hap2, whole genome shotgun sequence, the window TATATGAAAGTGTTTAAGCCTTTGCAAAACTCACTTTGACATGATAAACTTAAAATAGGTTTCCATAGAAGAACATGCTGAAAGTAATAATTTTGCAAGGGCAACCTTGATCTCTTTGTTTCTCATGCTGTAGATCACTGGATTCAGCAGAGGTGGGATGAAGGTATATATCATAGTCAATGCCAAATCCAAACCAGATGGAGTGTTAGAAGGTGGTTTTAAGTAGGCAAACCACCCAGTAAATATAAATGTAGAAAATACAATGAGGTGTGGAAGGCAGGTAGCAAAGGCTTTTTGCCTTCCATGAATAGAAGGGATTCTCAgtactgctgtaaagatcagcaCATATgttatgatgatgaagatgaaacaaCCCAGCTGTATCATAGCACTGATTGCCAGAATAGCAATTTCGGCTAGGTAGGAGTCAGAGCAGCATAGCTTTATTAACTGTGGGATTTCACAGTAGAACTGATTGACAACATTGGAACAAAAAGGGACTGCAAAGGTACTTGTAGTGTGCATTGCTCCATAGAAAATTCCACTTAGCCAAACACAAAGCACCATTTGTGTACAAGCTTGCCTATTCATCAGCACTTCATATtgcagtggattgcaaatggcaacataccgATCATATGCCATGACAGTAAGGAGAAAGAAATCAGATCCAACAAAGAACACAAAACAGAAAACCTGAGCCACACATCCAGAGTAAGAAATGTTTCTAGTGTTCGTGAAAGAATTGCCCATGGATTTGGGGATAATAGTTGAAACGGAGCCAAGATCCTGAATGGCCAGGTTCAtcaggaagaaatacatgggagTGTGGAGATGATCATCAAAAATAAcagcagaaataatgataagatTCCCTAATACAATTGCCAGATATAATATCAGGAACAGAAGAAAGTGTAGAATCTGTAATTCCCGGACTGCTGAGAATTCAAGGAGCAGAAAATCAGAAGCAGATGATGTATTATCCATTTTGTTAAGAGGTATAGcatctggaagaaaagaaaagttaaaattaagCATTTCCAAGCTTcaagagcagggccgcaactagggtctttgtcacctggggcaaacatgcattctgcgcccattttggtgctccACAgaactcattttggcgccccaccagcacagtgcctggggcacatggccTGCTTGCCAACCCCGCACtgcctagttgcagccctgttcaaGAGGGATTTGTAGGAAGATCTCTGGCATTTCAGGTCTACAAGCACTGCCGAGTATActctaaagcagccatgtcttttttcaggcttctgcattaACTGGAAGTTTCTCTTAAAGCAGacatatccttttttttccctcttccaagcttctttcaaatcattttcacAGCATACATATACCTTAAAATTATAGTCTATGCTTATACAAAATATTTATCCCCAAATCCAAGTCAGACAAGAAAGTCAGCACTCAACTTTGGTTAGCCTTTCCATTCTAGGGGAACTGGATTTTCAGACATATAGTTTGGAAGGAAACTTGGACAATTATTTCAGTCCTTActtatatgaaatatataaacaGTTATTATAGAAGGTCACCAGTAAACATAAATAGCCAAAATGACACATCACACAGCACACAAATATTTTACAATACTTGGCTcagaaactgaaatgctttgacaAGTTTATTATAACAGTCAACAGCTCTTATagacgtacgtacgtacgtacgtaacAAAATTCGGACTGTAGCAACACATGACCACActttcaattttttccagctAACAGGACAAAGTTTCTTCATAAAAGAAATATACTGATATCTTCATTCcacttgaaataaaatatgttcaAGGTACATGTGATAGGATGGGGACATAGCAAGTGTTGGTCATGGTTACAACatcatgttaaaaaagaaaaaagaaaagcttttttctTATGAAAGGTTTTGGATGTTTTTTATGTAgtattgatgaataaaataatgcCATCAGGAAATGTAGACCAAAAGAATCATAACCTGCTGAATAGTATAAAATCTAAGTTGTATTTGATTATAAAATAATCATTCTGGTGTTATGAATATTCACTTTAATCACTGCTCCATTTTCCCCCCATATGCTGGCAATTCAGGCAAAAATTTCAACATTGTTTTCAGGGAAAGAGGCTAGAGAATTTCTAAAAAAAGATTCAAGTTCTCAATAGGAAGAAAACTTCAATagattctttcttctttaaattcTCTATTGGGCAAAAATTAAATGGAAGGAAATACTGATAGCTAATCTCTGTCTATGAATGATGCACTCAGGCGTATCAGTGATATCTCAAGTGAGAAATGTACTATTGAAGCTATTTCAATAATATGGAGTGCAGAATTCTCTTTTGGCTATGGAAAGTATCAGAAAGGATGCAAGACTACACAGAATCCCTCTTCATCTTAACAATACTGACTGAGTTGTCTTCATCACCCTAAGCCCATCATCAAGATGAAGTCATATAGGCATAAAACAAGTCAAGGtttctaaaaataaagcatgtgaCATAAATCATCAAAGAGAGAATTATTGAAAATTGTCTTGCTGCATTACTGTGAACTGTGAAACTAACTAGTCTGGGAAGGAGCACTCTACACTTATTTTAACAACctccaaagaggaaaaaaaaaaacctttgttttCCAGTCGAATGCCACCAGTGATCATACTGGCTGGGTTAGTCAATTACAGTGAATGAtggtttattttcaaaatgagttgttaaaggagccaGACTGGTCTAGTCCAAACATATCCCTACATTTCTGAATTACAGTGGATTGATCCACATATCACACAAAGCCAAGCGCACACTGTCCCATTATGGTGCTCCACAGCCATTAAACCATAATGGTTTAGGGTTATGTAAAAAGCAGACTAAGGTGATATCATAAATCATATCATCCTGGATCttaatttctgaaaaatgcaATCTTAGCAGGGTAGCTGCTTTATTCTGTTTAGGAGCTAAAAACAAATACCTGAAAAAGGAGTTGTAACACCAGAAATGTAACCTATTTATTAAGAGAGTAATGTTCAAATTTTCCATTTATCTTCTGACCTAATCtaactatcatctatctatctatctatctatctatctatctatctatctatctatctatctatctatctatttaactAACTATCTATCGGAACTAATTATTACTCTATACAATCCAATATTTTGTATACTACGATCCTCCAATTATAGCATTTAATTTCTTGACTGAAAGGTCAGTATAAAAGAGGGATTTAAAagaatgtttgtatttatatgGACATAGAATTTTATGAATTCTGTTAGCATCcgttttgaaatatttattggcTAAAAGAATGTATGTCAAAGGAAGCATGCATTTGGGAAATTTGCAGAGGAAAAATAACTGGCCAAATTGtataggaaatatatattttagaaaggtGCTGATGAAAAAGTCTATTAGAGATAGttactgtatgtataaaatatatatctattgTGGGGAGAAAGAGGGATGTGATAtgtattgaaaagaaaatgatagaCAAGAATTGCAATTGTATTTCAAGCAACTGAAATACAATTGCTTGTATTTAGTTTTCTCAATGCTTTTTTCACAGGAAATTTAACAAAATGATGTTAGTAGTCCAGATTTGAAGTAATCCACAGATTTTAATATCTGGGCATTTTTCTCAGAATAAATCCATATTCTTGAGTTCTTAAGGGTTACTGTAAGGTAAGAATatgctgaaaaagagagagagaggaaagaaaggcaCAAGTAAGGAGTCTAATGAGACTGCATTCTTCACTTTTGTATACATACCCCACTTTTTCACTTAGCCTTTTAACTGTAACCCTTCAGCAAATGCTTAATGATTTATGGTTGAACTGGATGGAAATGTTCAACGTGTTATCATTTTAAGAACATGAAAATGATTTCCAGCAAAGACATTTTCCCTTTGATATTGTTAGATGGTAAGGGCAGTAAAGGTGGCAGGAAATCCTGGATGCCTGACCTtaacaataacttttaaaatcacATCCATATCCAGGAATTGCAATTAATtagcatattttgaattttccaTGGATTGTATCTGCTCTTAAGATAGAATCTCTCAGGACTACTTTAATTATGACAAAAGAGCCTCTTTTGGTTACAGAATATGAAAAAAACCCAGCTGTTCCACtgtttgttgctttttaatttcttaatgttGATGAGATCAACAATTAAATATGTTGAAGTTTGATGTATTAAAGTTGTCTAAGAAAGTGAGAAATGGtttggttgtttggttgtttttaaatgtaaagtATACAAAGAAAGGACTTACCTAATCTCTTAGCACTTTTCTTTGAACTTATCATGTCTTTCCGGTTCTAGTCTGAAATATCATGTCATTATGCCTGACATTTATATAAgttttctctgttccttcttttttgctgctgttgtgtcTCCAGACAGAAAAAGACTGGATGGCAGAGAACAAGTCTCTGGGGATACAAAacagtatatacagtgtgtgtgtgtgtgtgtgtttgtgtatgccaTTTTGTATCCCCAGAGCCTTTTTCTCTGTCATCCAATGAAAACCAACTTTATAAGTATAAAGAATATGGCTGTGCCATGGAACTGAGTGAAGTTGGAATCCAAGGAGGATCAAATTTATTGGTATCACAGATTTATTTTCCCAAGGCAGAGTAACTCAATTCAATTAACCTGTCCAAACCCAAATGCCCATTGGTTGCTTTAGCTCATATACATTCAAAGTATCTACTGTGAAAGAACAAACAAGCTACTTTTCCTTGTTAAGTAAAAGATTGGGTAGGTAGGAGGAGTAGAACAGGaaatgtgtcatgcgctgcctacctctgaataatgctcagacactggttcggtggaacaggctctggtttattcacagcgcaggtacagcatcgggaaaaaagctgagagtgacaggagcgcgccggtgcggggtttaaataccccacgccggtcagcgccccctcactcgcggtcacgtcacccccctttgtccaatacgttgctctgccggtgggtgaggggttgcgaggccccgctggcgttccgggatcgccaatcatcgggttttctattcatccggtgattgctgtcagctgggcgatctccgttgtattagcgctgatggcttgggtgtgctccgtgatccgtttagctattgtttattggccgttagtcgttgtgagttgatggctacttatcttgagccccttctcctgtttccttgctattgtcatgtgtgccattgcgctgatgacttcagctcaacggcactcatgacaaaatgTTGGATACCATAATGGACATCCGCACTAACATCCACGGATAGATTGTGAGGATAGATTGActaggaaaaaatacatgggtgTATGGAGCTGATGGCTAGAAACAATGACCATGATAATGATGAGATTTTCCATGAGGGCTGCGaaatatattatgaaaaaaaCAATGAGGTGGACTATCCAGAGCTCCTCAGTATCAGGGAATCCATGCAGAAGGAATTCCCTAACTCTTGACTGATTTTCCATTCTGCTTTGTAGGCTTCAAAGCTCGGTATAGGAGGCCAAACCTCTGACCCTTTTCTAATGTACCAGTTGGCAGGTTTCACGATGGGCTGAAATGTTGTTCAAACAATTTCTTTTGATGTGAGAGTACTAGATAAAAACAGGTTGATCTATGGAATCTGTGTAATTATCCTCAAGGGGCCATTTCTCAGGAGCCTAGTTTATTTCCGCAGCCCTAAATCCATGTATGTGTGGCAAAATGTGCTTAGAGCCTTGTTCATACTGCCTTTAATCTATACAGCAAGTGCTATGCTGGACATTGAGACTGCTTTCAGACTAATTTCTAAAGTCTGTGACAAATGCataattgtttttggttttggttttcttggctaacTACTTGCACATGAACAGCTGTAGTAGGGACTTGGAAAAtagcttaaatttaaaaaaaatgggaatgtttGACAAGAAATTCTACAAAATAGTCCAGGGAACACCCCAACAATCATGTGTTATCTTAAAAAAGCTAAGCACTTGCTAGTAATAGTTGGTACTTGGTTGCTACAAATCCATTAAGCAGTTCCATTGGAcgcccaggcctggtgacataaccagttCTTGGGGGACTTCCAGAGGCATAGCAGGGTGCAGCTAACCTGACTTCAGgcaggaagaatgttccaaaaggccagtgccacagcagagaagacccGCCTCCTGTCACTCACTAAATACAAGTCCCTGTCAGATGGTacccacaacatgccttctctgccagatctaatgggatgggctgatgtaattgaGGAGAGGCAGTCCTTCTGATAACCTTCTTCCATGACATGAAGGGCTCTAAGGTCAAAACTAGGacattgaattggacccggaggcagactggcagccaatgcagcttgtgaagcagatactatgtgctcttctaggggcacacataactgcctgtgccattccattctgcaccagctgaaggttCCAAATACTCTTtgaggacagccccatgtagagtgtgttacagtgGTCAAAGCTGGAGGTGActaggtcatgagtgactgtgagcagagcttcccaatttaggaaagggcacaactggcacacaacacttTGTAGATTTTTTGAAGGAAACTACCTGTATGTATCATGTTGTCACCAAAAGTCAAACCAGGGACACTCACAGGGGACTCATAAAAGTCAAGGTAGTGCTTGCAGCATACATAGACAAAGTGTAGGGCTTTGATTAGATGGACAAGTCCTGCTCCCATGTCCTACTCCTGAAGGATTTAAAATCattaccttttttgttttgttttgttttgttttgttttgttttgttttgttttgttcatttcatttcatttcatttcatttcatttcatttcatttcatttgtaccTTAGTCTATTTGGATAATGTGTATATTTTAAGAATGAGTAGTCATGTCATATGGAAAAttctaaaagcatttttttttcatattattataTGACATGAGGCAGGATGCTGAtactttttaatggaaaatgtttCTATAATACACTGGATGAGTAAAAATCCTTGGCTAAACCAGTATATTCACAAAACTAGACTACTAGAAAGGTAAAAAGGTATGTAACTAAAATGGCATAGTGTGCACGATGTTTCAGATATTTAATGATAAATTTAGAAATACTGAGATTTAATATGGATATCACCCACAGAACAGTgtcaaatctgtttttttctgagaTACAGACATTTATACCTGGCTGAAAATATTTAGCATTTCAGACTAAAAAAGTATTTAAGAAGAAGTAGGAAACCTACGATGATTTTTATGGGGAACAGTGGGGAGGAACAAAGCTCTTATCttcagaattaaaagaaatgtgtgttctgtcactgatagacagacagacagacagacattctccATTATCTTTATGTGTCTTCAGTAGTAATCcatttttcttggcattttctCTCACAGATACAGTATTACAAAGTCTGTTATATAGTAGCAGCCATTTTGGTACAGGCCTTTCTGTAGTTACTATTCTAATATGTGTATTGGTGCTCCTATATTAGATTCCTATGTCCTACTGAGAAAACAGTCAGCAGTGGTGGTTCTACTTGGAACCCTCGTTTTCAGGCTTTGAGTCGCTTTGACTGGAAGAATTGATTTCACTTGTCTCTCTCTTCAGCTTCTGAGAAGTCATTTGTGATTAGTCAAAAGGTCTCATTGTACCTCAAGCTTTTTTGGGGGAGGTTGGGGTTACTCTCAAACTTGCAATCTTTTAGCAATCTTCTCTGGAATTCACCCTGCAACACTTCAGGTGACTTCAGGTTCTTCTAACTAACCTCCTTTAGCAGCTTAAAGCTGCCCATTCCTTTCTGGGATAACCAGCCAACATTCCTCTTTCctgtttttccaatttcccaatTTTCAAGAACCAATGCTGCCTAGATCCATCTTGGGTTGCTGGCTGTTACACCTTCATTTCTCCTCTTTCCATTCTTGTTCTCCAAATCTtctgttctcttttgttttcagtcTCCATCTTCTTTGTCAGCTCTGCATACCACCATCTCCTTTCTTAACAAGAAAATACAGGCTATGGGGAAGTTGTGATTATCCATTGTACTCTCAGGCTTCTGCTGTCCACTAAAAAAGAGAGGATCTGTTTGAGTGTATGTGTGACAAGATTCTACAGAGCAATGTGCAACAGCAGGCTGTCACTCACttgttttctgatgaattaaatatattctgctgtgatggaatgtgtctacaAGGGGGGAGGTGATATGATGCACTACAGTAACGCAGACGGTTCTGAGGAAGCAGGGAGCACTTTCCAAGGACGGGAGGGCGCCAGACAATAGACAACACAGTCTGGAGTTGGACCCTGTGAAGAGAAAGAGAGTCAGAatagccactccctagaatcACCCAGGGTATATCCTTTACATTAGAGTATCCCAgggttagtctggcaagattctgtctctaTGGTGTAAGCATATAAAGAACTGTACTATGGCTGGCCTGCTTgtatgttgttcttgggctgggcctgacatccaCACGTTGTATCTTCATTGCACATTGAACAGATAAGAACTAAGAAATTATTCGGAGTTGTTACCATACTTTTTAATTTCCACAGCTGTCCTTACTGACAAAAAGATTCCAGTTAAACAGAAATTACATAAGGGATGGAAGATATTCAATCTGATTTTGCATCAGCATAGCTTCTGAGGGAAAAGGTGCTGAAAACACAGATATGGAATGCCTTGAAATCACAGGTTGAGATAATATTGGGAGATAAAGGATGTGTCCTATTGCCATCATGACTGAATTTTAATTGGTGCTTCTTGATAGTATCTAGAAAGGTggataaaagaatgaaaagtagATTTTTTCCCAATCCATACCAGTCATGACTTTTTCTACCCATATACCAATTCTTAGTCTAAACAATGTAAGAGCACAAATCAATAGTTCAATCATTGAGAAATTATGATGTCCATTATGGTGCGTGTCTGTTTACTTCTGAGCACTTTTCTAAATATggtataaaacaaatgaaatgcattatatttttaatgcacaAGTCTAAGGGCAAGTGTTATACAGTATTTGAGAGTGTTTGTCACTGGGTAACTTAAAAACAGGAGAGAaactttgatgtagtggttaaggcaactgggtagaaactgggagaccacgaGTTCTAATCTTGCCAAGTAAAaatgcagggacttatccaggcagttgccaggagtcaaaaatgacttgacagcacaaccctcctgcctccctgcaaaaaacataaaaacataagcaaGCAACATACTCTTTAGTTGAGGAgataatacatttataaaaaacatagtaactttttaataatgtattacttcgtgccatgtatttatttatttatttatttaagcactTTTGGGGCCTTATAAATATGGTGGCTGAAGAGAACTTTgtgttcagttttgcttttttttaatcctgtgagCCAATACAGACCCAGTTGTTTGGCAATTGCTCTTAGCAGATAGATAAACCAGAAAGTAAACTTGCCTCTCTCTGCTCTCATCATTcatttgcatttgatttctgaATGGGTCCTCCAGGAATAGTTTTTGGTCTCTGTTGAACTTCTGAGAACATGTTCGGACAAACATAAACATATATTCATCATATATTCATAATATCCGGTGTCCCATAGTAACCCCTTGATATATAAGTGCAGACAAACCTTTCGACTGtctgaaggagaagaaagagaggagggggtTGTATATATCCTATATGTCTTCATGAGTGTTCTAGAAGAAGCACATTGCTTGGAAGGGGCACAAACTTGCAGAAGAAATTCCAcctggaaataaaatatatgaagagAGAAAGTAAGATTTATGTTTTCATAATTTTAGTGATAAACCGGACATTGCTCTCAGGGCAGAATGAAAAGAACTTTATACTCTGCGGTCTgcagaatatttaaataatatcagCAGATTTCTGTGCAGTATTCCGTTCTCTCTGCTGAGCCTATATATTACACCAAATCTGCTCGTGTATGAGTAGATTTGGTATGAAACCCACCGGCCAAATAGCATGTCCTCCTATCCAATGCCTGTAAACTAACTGGGAGCCTTTGCTGGACACTCTGTGCATGTAATTTTGGACGGAGTAAGAACACTGTATGTTGCCCTGGAATGTCGAAATATATTACCAGTTGAAAACATTCCAGTAAGTAGATTGTTCTTCTCAATGGATCTCAGTGATATTCCTCTCTCCTCCTCATCTCCCTctgccttccttttccttcccttcctttccttgaaTCTAAATAACCAAATCCAAAAAGAGAGTGAAAATGTATGGTTATGCAGACATATTCAGTATATGCTAGCATTTGCATTCACATATGTATCTACCTACGTACCTagctacacacatacatacatacgtaggTTTAGAATGGTAATTTTCATCTTTATATAGTTTTCTTtgatattattttctattttatttcaggtCAAACATCGATAATTCTCTGTTTAATGGGACATAAAAGAGGGTGAGATGATGGCAGCATGCACAATCTtaacaaactttaaaaatggaTTGTATGTTAGGCAATCAAACAAATGAGTATAACGAGACCAGATGAGGGGGAAAAAGAACAACTCCTCTACCTATCTGTTTTGCTGAGATTTTtcgtccttttttttcttcttccaaatattACTTCATTAAACAGTAAGAATATGTTGCCCTGGAATTTCCTAATATATTTGCAGTAAAGTACATTCAAGTAAGGAGAGTGTTCTTCGCAATGGATCTCAGGGattttcctctctcccctcctccccctctcccttcccTTGAGACAAAATAACCAAGAAAACTGTTtaaataacaaagaaagaaaattgaacaAAGCTTAAAGTTCATTCAAGAAGAGTGTGAAAATGTATCattat includes:
- the LOC134497327 gene encoding olfactory receptor 14A16-like; translated protein: MDNTSSASDFLLLEFSAVRELQILHFLLFLILYLAIVLGNLIIISAVIFDDHLHTPMYFFLMNLAIQDLGSVSTIIPKSMGNSFTNTRNISYSGCVAQVFCFVFFVGSDFFLLTVMAYDRYVAICNPLQYEVLMNRQACTQMVLCVWLSGIFYGAMHTTSTFAVPFCSNVVNQFYCEIPQLIKLCCSDSYLAEIAILAISAMIQLGCFIFIIITYVLIFTAVLRIPSIHGRQKAFATCLPHLIVFSTFIFTGWFAYLKPPSNTPSGLDLALTMIYTFIPPLLNPVIYSMRNKEIKVALAKLLLSACSSMETYFKFIMSK